A single Candidatus Thalassolituus haligoni DNA region contains:
- the fmdA gene encoding formamidase → MTDTIIKIDLNQSAYDNDSVHNRWHPDIPMVSTVKPGDDFIIECYDWTGGQIKNNDNAEDIRDVDLTQVHFLSGPVAIDGAQPGDLLEVDILDIGTFAEQQWGFNGFFSKKNGGGFLTDRFPEAQKSIWDFNGIYTKSRHVPGVEFAGILHPGLIGCLPSRDMLDTWNQREKELFDTNPDREPALACLPYADTAHMGRMQGDAKAAAAAEGARTVPPREHGGNCDIKDLTRGAKIYFPVYVDGAGLSVGDLHFSQGDGEITFCGAIEMAGWIHLRVNLIKDGMSKYQVKNPIFKPSPLVPKYDDYLIFEGISVDDTGKQHYLDTSLAYQQACMNAINYLTKFGYSEAQGYAIIGCAPIQGHISGVVDIPNSCATLWLPTDIFEFDIKPSADGPVKHLDGSVNIPKAADLD, encoded by the coding sequence ATGACTGATACCATCATCAAAATTGACCTTAACCAGTCTGCCTACGACAACGACAGCGTCCACAACCGCTGGCACCCGGATATTCCCATGGTGTCTACGGTAAAGCCCGGTGATGATTTTATTATCGAGTGCTACGACTGGACCGGCGGCCAGATCAAAAACAACGATAACGCCGAGGATATTCGTGATGTCGACCTGACCCAGGTGCATTTTCTGTCTGGCCCGGTGGCGATCGACGGTGCCCAGCCAGGTGACCTGCTGGAAGTCGATATTCTCGACATCGGCACTTTTGCCGAACAACAGTGGGGCTTCAACGGCTTCTTTTCCAAAAAGAACGGCGGCGGTTTCCTGACCGACCGTTTCCCCGAAGCACAAAAATCCATCTGGGACTTCAACGGTATCTACACCAAATCCCGTCATGTACCGGGCGTTGAATTTGCTGGCATCCTGCATCCCGGTCTGATCGGCTGCTTGCCATCCCGCGATATGCTGGACACCTGGAATCAGCGCGAAAAAGAATTGTTTGATACCAACCCGGATCGCGAACCGGCCCTGGCCTGTTTGCCTTACGCCGACACCGCCCATATGGGGCGGATGCAAGGCGATGCCAAAGCCGCTGCTGCCGCAGAAGGTGCCCGTACAGTGCCACCGCGAGAGCATGGTGGTAACTGCGACATCAAGGATCTGACTCGAGGGGCAAAGATTTATTTCCCGGTCTACGTCGACGGTGCAGGTCTGTCCGTAGGCGACCTGCACTTCAGTCAGGGTGACGGCGAAATCACCTTCTGTGGTGCCATCGAAATGGCTGGCTGGATTCACTTGCGCGTCAACCTGATCAAGGATGGCATGAGCAAATACCAGGTGAAAAACCCGATCTTCAAGCCCAGCCCGCTGGTACCCAAATACGATGACTACCTGATCTTTGAAGGTATTTCCGTTGATGACACAGGCAAGCAGCACTATCTGGATACCAGCCTGGCTTACCAACAAGCCTGTATGAATGCCATCAACTACCTGACCAAGTTCGGCTACAGCGAAGCCCAGGGTTACGCCATCATTGGTTGTGCACCGATTCAGGGACATATCAGTGGCGTGGTCGATATCCCCAACTCCTGTGCCACCCTGTGGTTACCTACCGACATCTTCGAGTTCGATATCAAGCCGTCAGCGGATGGCCCGGTCAAACATCTGGATGGCTCGGTGAATATTCCGAAAGCAGCGGATCTCGACTGA
- a CDS encoding AAA family ATPase: protein MVFINDRLQQRQPPSAGQPESASPALYSRFAFDPAQLQQQLESQLVGQSQVIRSLRRQLDVLKAGLSDGRRPLLTALFLGDTGVGKTEMVRRIAEAIHGDANRFCRIDMNTLSQSHYSAAITGAPPGYVGSKDNLTLLNEELINGSSTRPGIVLFDEIEKASPEVVRSLMNILDNGELTLASGQKALHFRNTLVFMTSNIGSRQWQQHRLRPWLPQAWQTRLQQRVQQQALESHFDAEFLNRIHCIERFANLSHEHLPRVVITLLDELNQRLNKHQLTLLLDDACLFWLSRSGFDQQYGARAIQRLFQRQVVAPLASYLLTLPQSQQPRQLRALLCDGELSFSAAAVTKPATDPTDSALPRTNTTRQDGATAVDPHVFSKAVLANQGANHD, encoded by the coding sequence ATGGTGTTCATTAACGATCGTCTGCAGCAGCGTCAGCCGCCATCAGCAGGCCAACCGGAGTCGGCCAGTCCGGCGCTTTACTCCCGCTTTGCTTTTGATCCGGCCCAGCTACAGCAGCAACTGGAAAGCCAACTGGTGGGGCAGAGTCAGGTCATTCGCAGTTTGCGCCGCCAGTTGGATGTGCTCAAGGCGGGCCTCAGTGACGGTCGCCGCCCCTTGCTGACGGCACTGTTTCTGGGAGATACCGGGGTAGGTAAAACCGAAATGGTGCGGCGTATTGCCGAAGCCATTCATGGTGACGCCAACCGCTTCTGTCGCATCGACATGAACACCCTGTCGCAAAGCCATTACAGCGCCGCCATCACTGGTGCACCGCCGGGCTACGTTGGCAGCAAGGACAACCTGACCCTGCTCAACGAAGAACTGATCAATGGCAGCAGCACCCGCCCCGGCATCGTGCTGTTTGATGAAATTGAAAAGGCCAGTCCAGAAGTAGTGCGCAGCTTGATGAACATTCTGGATAACGGCGAACTGACACTGGCATCCGGCCAGAAAGCACTGCACTTCCGCAACACCCTGGTATTCATGACCAGCAACATTGGTTCACGCCAATGGCAACAACACAGATTACGCCCGTGGCTGCCGCAAGCCTGGCAGACCAGGCTGCAACAGCGGGTACAACAACAGGCACTGGAAAGCCACTTTGATGCGGAATTCCTCAACCGTATTCATTGCATCGAACGCTTTGCCAACCTGAGTCACGAACACCTGCCACGGGTGGTGATCACCCTGCTGGACGAACTCAACCAGCGCCTGAACAAACACCAACTGACCTTGCTGCTCGACGATGCCTGCCTGTTCTGGCTCAGCCGCAGCGGCTTTGACCAGCAGTATGGTGCCCGTGCGATCCAGCGGCTGTTCCAGCGCCAGGTCGTCGCGCCCTTGGCCAGTTACCTGCTCACCCTGCCCCAGTCCCAGCAACCGCGTCAGCTGCGAGCGCTGCTATGCGATGGCGAACTGAGTTTCAGCGCCGCTGCTGTGACCAAACCCGCAACCGACCCGACGGATTCAGCATTACCCCGCACCAACACAACCCGACAAGACGGTGCTACTGCCGTCGATCCACACGTTTTTTCCAAGGCTGTACTTGCCAATCAAGGAGCAAACCATGACTGA
- a CDS encoding FmdB family zinc ribbon protein, with protein MPMYDYKCPSHGVFQELAPMQQHDQPQPCPQCNTRSARVIVLPPAIAKVLKETREAMERNDKAREAPEVMSTSQYQERENEKKERQRFDHRHQHGKDCGCGSKRKSNLMYTANGDKMFPGMRPWMISH; from the coding sequence ATGCCCATGTACGACTACAAATGTCCCAGCCACGGCGTTTTTCAGGAACTGGCCCCGATGCAGCAGCACGACCAGCCCCAGCCCTGTCCCCAATGCAACACCCGTTCGGCACGGGTGATTGTCTTGCCTCCAGCCATTGCCAAGGTATTAAAAGAAACCCGTGAAGCCATGGAGCGCAACGACAAAGCCCGCGAAGCACCCGAAGTGATGAGCACCAGCCAGTATCAGGAAAGGGAGAACGAAAAAAAAGAACGCCAGCGGTTTGATCATCGCCACCAGCATGGCAAGGACTGCGGCTGTGGCAGCAAACGCAAGAGCAACCTGATGTACACCGCCAATGGCGACAAGATGTTTCCTGGCATGCGGCCATGGATGATTAGCCATTAA
- a CDS encoding OmpA family protein, which yields MADFALAMMALFLVLWIISNSTEAQRQAISGYFADPQAFIEGRRAPSAAAIDLGGSPSVLANIGQSGNSDAMINRQPAPDRGDDNDQQQQQQQQQEVYEQLERLILASPALSPFRNQLLLDITTDGLRLQIVDRQQRPLFESGQAVLTYYAEDMLWELAPVLAASGLRLSITGHTDAYPASPSGQAAEDSNWLLSAQRADAARRALMEAGVSKPQIAQVIGMGDTAPYDRSNPQAPVNRRIALLLLNRQRSESLSGNEALQDGEISSRSDGGTAADSTLQRVQQQRNQPDNSYDNPPNQME from the coding sequence ATGGCCGATTTTGCCCTGGCGATGATGGCGCTGTTTCTGGTGCTGTGGATCATCAGTAATTCGACCGAAGCACAACGCCAGGCTATTTCTGGCTATTTTGCCGATCCGCAGGCTTTTATTGAGGGCCGTCGTGCGCCATCAGCTGCAGCCATTGACCTTGGCGGCTCGCCTTCGGTGCTGGCTAATATCGGTCAGTCAGGGAACTCGGATGCGATGATTAATCGCCAACCGGCCCCGGATCGAGGCGACGACAATGATCAACAACAGCAGCAACAGCAACAGCAAGAAGTATACGAGCAACTTGAGCGCTTGATTCTGGCCAGCCCGGCGTTAAGCCCGTTTCGGAATCAACTGCTGCTGGATATCACTACGGACGGTTTACGGCTGCAAATAGTTGATCGTCAGCAGCGGCCGCTGTTTGAGTCTGGCCAGGCGGTGCTGACCTATTACGCCGAAGATATGCTTTGGGAACTGGCACCGGTGTTGGCCGCTTCCGGTTTGCGGCTATCGATAACCGGGCATACCGATGCTTACCCGGCCAGTCCGAGCGGGCAAGCGGCAGAAGACAGTAACTGGCTGCTGTCCGCGCAGCGGGCGGATGCGGCCCGCCGGGCCTTGATGGAAGCGGGTGTTAGCAAGCCACAAATCGCTCAGGTGATCGGTATGGGCGACACGGCCCCGTACGATCGCAGCAATCCCCAGGCACCGGTGAACCGGCGTATTGCGCTGCTGCTGTTGAACCGACAGCGCAGTGAGAGCTTGTCGGGCAACGAGGCCTTGCAAGATGGCGAGATCTCATCGCGTTCAGATGGCGGTACGGCGGCGGATAGCACCCTCCAGCGGGTGCAGCAGCAACGTAACCAGCCCGATAACAGCTACGATAATCCACCCAATCAGATGGAATAG
- the motA gene encoding flagellar motor stator protein MotA — protein MLFLIGMVIVFGSVLFGFVMSHGQLLALWQPFEVLIIVGAALGSFLLSNPWSVVKRCARQLPSVIFGAHHHKTRQMELLSLIYDILGKSRREGLMAIEAEVDNPQASAIFARYASVQKNPELANFVADYFRIIVVGNLSAYELEGLMDQEIDTRLNELEQPGVALGKVADALPGFGIVAAVLGIVITMGAIGGDVAEIGAHVAAALVGTFSGVLLSYGLVGPVSANLKHLAEDEIKLYDAAKAAIIASLHGIAPQLAVEFGRKALYSHSRPTFNELESRLRGR, from the coding sequence ATGTTGTTTTTGATAGGGATGGTGATTGTTTTTGGCAGCGTCCTGTTTGGCTTTGTGATGTCACACGGCCAATTACTGGCGTTGTGGCAACCGTTTGAAGTGCTGATTATTGTCGGTGCGGCACTGGGTTCATTCTTGCTGTCCAATCCCTGGTCGGTGGTGAAACGCTGTGCCCGGCAATTGCCCTCGGTGATCTTCGGCGCGCACCATCACAAGACCCGCCAAATGGAATTACTCAGCCTGATTTATGACATTCTCGGCAAGTCCCGTCGCGAAGGCTTGATGGCCATTGAAGCGGAAGTCGACAACCCTCAGGCCAGTGCCATTTTCGCTCGTTACGCCAGCGTGCAAAAAAATCCGGAGCTGGCCAATTTTGTGGCTGACTATTTCCGCATCATCGTCGTCGGCAATCTCAGTGCTTATGAACTGGAGGGACTGATGGATCAGGAAATCGACACCCGGCTGAATGAACTGGAACAACCGGGTGTGGCATTAGGTAAAGTCGCCGATGCCTTGCCCGGTTTTGGTATTGTGGCGGCGGTACTGGGAATCGTGATCACCATGGGGGCGATTGGTGGTGATGTCGCCGAAATTGGTGCGCATGTGGCGGCTGCCCTGGTGGGGACATTTTCCGGGGTGTTGCTTTCCTACGGCCTGGTGGGGCCAGTCAGTGCCAACTTGAAGCATCTGGCAGAAGACGAAATCAAACTTTATGATGCCGCCAAGGCCGCCATTATTGCTTCGCTGCATGGGATTGCACCGCAGCTGGCGGTGGAGTTTGGCCGCAAGGCGCTGTACAGCCACAGTCGCCCGACTTTTAATGAACTTGAATCCCGTTTGCGGGGACGTTGA
- the epmA gene encoding EF-P lysine aminoacylase EpmA gives MTTRWIPSASLAAIQARADLYQHIRRFFADRQVLEVETPILAQAPVCDPNIEPMATLDGRYLHTSPEYAMKRLLCAGSGDIYQICKVFRRGEAGRRHNPEFSMLEWYRLGWNEQQLMAEVAELVTQLLDLPDDRPLLTLTYQQALEQYAGINPCQASDAVLAARGQQLAGHDLQLSRDGWLDIIMSHAVEPALPTNTLVFVYDFPASQAALAKTRQHEDGYQVAERFELFWNGSELANGYHELTDAQEQARRFANEADGRPVDQRLLAALAAGLPECAGVAMGLDRILMQRLQSTVIAEVLSFDWSRA, from the coding sequence ATGACCACACGCTGGATCCCTTCTGCCAGTCTGGCGGCGATTCAGGCCAGAGCCGATCTGTATCAACACATCCGCCGGTTTTTTGCCGATCGTCAGGTACTGGAAGTTGAAACTCCGATACTGGCGCAAGCGCCGGTGTGCGACCCCAATATAGAACCTATGGCAACCCTGGATGGTCGCTATCTGCATACCTCGCCCGAGTATGCGATGAAACGGCTGTTATGTGCCGGTAGTGGTGATATTTACCAGATCTGCAAAGTCTTTCGGCGCGGTGAAGCGGGTCGTCGCCACAACCCGGAATTCTCGATGCTGGAATGGTATCGGCTGGGCTGGAACGAGCAGCAGTTGATGGCGGAAGTGGCCGAGCTGGTCACCCAGCTGCTGGATTTGCCGGATGATCGGCCGTTACTGACACTGACTTACCAGCAAGCGCTGGAGCAGTATGCCGGTATCAACCCTTGTCAGGCGTCAGATGCAGTGCTGGCCGCACGAGGCCAGCAACTGGCGGGTCACGACTTGCAGTTGAGCCGCGATGGCTGGCTCGACATTATCATGAGCCACGCTGTCGAACCGGCACTGCCGACCAACACCCTGGTCTTTGTGTACGACTTTCCGGCATCTCAGGCGGCGTTGGCAAAAACCCGCCAGCATGAGGATGGCTATCAGGTCGCTGAGCGCTTTGAATTGTTCTGGAACGGCTCAGAGCTGGCGAATGGCTACCATGAGCTGACCGATGCGCAAGAGCAGGCCCGTCGTTTTGCCAATGAGGCTGACGGACGCCCGGTCGACCAACGCTTATTGGCGGCGCTGGCAGCGGGCTTGCCTGAATGTGCTGGCGTGGCCATGGGGCTGGATCGAATCTTGATGCAGCGCTTGCAATCGACGGTGATCGCCGAGGTGCTGAGTTTCGACTGGTCGCGTGCCTGA
- the asd gene encoding archaetidylserine decarboxylase (Phosphatidylserine decarboxylase is synthesized as a single chain precursor. Generation of the pyruvoyl active site from a Ser is coupled to cleavage of a Gly-Ser bond between the larger (beta) and smaller (alpha chains). It is an integral membrane protein.), which translates to MLKDDLFIASQYVLPHHWLSRLVGKLAASENTWLKNQLITRFIRQYDVRLDEAQRQHPQDFRSFNDFFTRELLPEARPLDNAADSLLSPADGAVSQIGHIQRGRIFQAKGQEFSLTELLGGSRPRAEDFVGGKFATLYLSPRDYHRVHMPMAGKLREMIYVPGSLFSVNQTTAERVPGLFARNERLVCIFDTEHGPMAMVLVGAMIVAAIETVWAGRITPPTRELKVTDYRDPQPVELDKGEEMGRFCLGSTVVLCFPDGMVDWSKELEAGSPIRMGSRLGSIRALQTEESAPIENTATAIDAEPAVTTDNAEADADAENVSPDNADTRSTTTDDSRSQ; encoded by the coding sequence TTGTTAAAAGATGATCTGTTTATTGCCAGCCAATACGTGCTGCCCCATCACTGGCTGTCTCGTCTGGTCGGCAAACTGGCGGCCAGTGAGAACACCTGGCTCAAAAACCAGCTGATCACCCGGTTTATCCGCCAATACGATGTGCGCCTCGACGAAGCCCAGCGGCAGCATCCCCAGGATTTTCGCAGCTTTAACGATTTTTTCACCCGCGAATTGTTGCCCGAAGCTCGACCACTGGATAACGCTGCCGATAGCCTGCTTTCCCCGGCTGACGGTGCGGTTTCCCAGATTGGTCATATCCAGCGCGGGCGTATCTTTCAGGCCAAAGGACAGGAATTCTCCCTGACCGAGTTACTGGGTGGTTCACGCCCGCGAGCCGAAGATTTTGTTGGCGGCAAGTTCGCCACCCTGTACCTGTCACCACGAGATTATCACCGGGTGCATATGCCGATGGCTGGCAAACTGCGCGAAATGATCTACGTGCCCGGCTCTCTGTTTTCTGTCAACCAGACCACCGCCGAGCGCGTTCCCGGACTGTTTGCCCGCAACGAACGACTGGTGTGTATTTTTGATACCGAGCATGGCCCGATGGCCATGGTGCTGGTTGGTGCGATGATTGTTGCAGCGATTGAAACCGTCTGGGCGGGCCGGATAACGCCACCGACCCGCGAACTGAAAGTGACTGATTATCGCGACCCACAGCCGGTTGAACTCGACAAGGGTGAAGAAATGGGCCGTTTTTGCCTGGGTTCCACCGTGGTGCTGTGTTTTCCGGATGGCATGGTCGACTGGAGCAAGGAACTGGAAGCGGGCAGCCCAATTCGTATGGGCAGCCGACTGGGTTCAATCCGGGCGTTACAAACAGAGGAATCTGCGCCGATCGAAAACACGGCGACGGCAATCGATGCTGAACCAGCCGTGACGACTGACAATGCAGAGGCAGATGCCGATGCCGAAAATGTCAGCCCTGATAACGCTGACACGAGATCAACCACAACGGACGATAGCCGCAGTCAGTAA
- the efp gene encoding elongation factor P, with product MANYSTNEFKSGLKVMMDGEPCSIIENEYVKPGKGQAFNRVKLRNLRLGRVIEKTFKSGDSLEGADVMEIDMEYLYNDGEFWHFMATDGSFEQHGASAEAVGDTVKWLKEQDVYVITLFNGAILTVAPANFVELEVAETDPGIKGDTAQGGSKPATLKTGAVVKVPLFINIGDTLRIDTRSGEYVSRA from the coding sequence ATGGCGAACTATTCTACCAACGAATTTAAATCCGGTCTTAAAGTCATGATGGATGGAGAGCCGTGCTCCATTATTGAGAACGAATACGTAAAACCCGGCAAAGGTCAGGCCTTTAACCGCGTCAAGTTACGCAACCTGCGTCTCGGCCGGGTGATTGAAAAAACCTTCAAGTCTGGCGACTCGCTCGAAGGTGCCGACGTGATGGAAATTGACATGGAATATCTCTACAACGATGGAGAATTCTGGCATTTCATGGCAACCGACGGTTCATTTGAACAGCACGGTGCGTCTGCCGAAGCGGTTGGCGATACGGTCAAATGGCTGAAAGAACAGGATGTCTATGTCATTACCCTGTTTAACGGTGCGATTCTGACGGTTGCTCCGGCCAATTTTGTTGAACTGGAAGTGGCAGAGACCGACCCCGGCATCAAAGGTGATACTGCTCAGGGTGGCAGCAAGCCCGCGACATTAAAAACCGGTGCGGTGGTGAAAGTACCACTGTTTATCAATATCGGCGATACGTTGCGTATCGATACCCGTTCTGGTGAATACGTCAGCCGCGCTTGA
- a CDS encoding sulfurtransferase, giving the protein MSQLPLLLEPRALAERLPLNNVLIIDQSKRETYLQHHIPAAVHLDFKRLQLGIAPTPGALPSLQQLSEVFSQLGLTAETHVIAYDDEGGGWAGRLLWVLDMIGHRHYSYLNGGIHAWLQDGLPTESGEVIPTPSGYSVSQLQDGFSLTKEEILARLGQPDFAVWDARSQAEYNGEKVISARGGHIPGAVNYEWTLGMDKANGMRINELEAFRSLLSSMGLTADKDIATHCQTHHRSGYTYLVGKILGLKMKAYPGSWAEWGNDPSTPVTTGNQP; this is encoded by the coding sequence ATGAGCCAACTGCCGCTGCTGCTGGAACCCCGGGCGCTTGCTGAGCGACTGCCACTGAATAACGTCCTGATCATTGATCAGAGCAAACGAGAAACCTACCTCCAGCACCATATTCCCGCTGCCGTACATCTGGACTTCAAACGTCTGCAGTTGGGTATTGCCCCAACGCCCGGTGCCCTGCCATCGCTGCAGCAACTGTCCGAGGTCTTCAGCCAACTGGGACTCACCGCAGAGACTCATGTGATTGCCTATGACGACGAAGGCGGCGGCTGGGCCGGACGACTGCTCTGGGTACTGGATATGATCGGCCATCGTCACTACAGCTATCTCAATGGCGGCATTCACGCCTGGCTGCAAGACGGCCTGCCGACCGAGTCTGGCGAGGTGATACCGACGCCATCGGGTTACTCTGTCAGCCAATTGCAAGACGGCTTTTCCCTGACCAAGGAAGAGATACTGGCACGCCTCGGCCAGCCGGATTTTGCCGTTTGGGATGCTCGATCCCAGGCCGAATACAACGGTGAAAAAGTGATTTCAGCCCGTGGCGGCCATATTCCCGGAGCCGTGAACTACGAATGGACACTCGGCATGGACAAAGCCAACGGCATGCGCATCAACGAACTGGAAGCCTTCCGCAGCCTGTTGTCGTCAATGGGACTGACCGCCGACAAAGACATTGCCACCCACTGCCAAACCCATCATCGTTCCGGTTATACCTATCTGGTGGGCAAGATTCTGGGGCTGAAGATGAAAGCCTACCCCGGCTCCTGGGCAGAATGGGGTAACGATCCGTCAACCCCGGTCACCACTGGCAACCAGCCTTGA
- the epmB gene encoding EF-P beta-lysylation protein EpmB, which translates to MRIIARSAAIEQQDWQQILASAIRSPEQLFAALRLPATDLSARQQAASTFPLLVPEPYLRKMEPGNPDDPLLRQVMPDAEELVAMPGYVTDPLGEQQANVTPGIVHKYNGRLLLLAATGCAVNCRYCFRRHFDYTDNRLSRRQWQTALDYVRDDPSISEVILSGGDPLMLKDDALDELLEAIGHISHVRRLRIHTRLPVVIPQRLTDHLIQQLSASRLSISLVLHINHPNELDALFRQYIQPLRQAGITLLNQSVLLNGVNNRVDTLVNLSQSLFDAGILPYYLHLLDPVTGTHHFDNPEQEALVLYRQLHQRLPGYLLPRLVREEAGKAGKSLILMDDNF; encoded by the coding sequence GTGCGTATCATAGCGCGATCCGCTGCCATTGAGCAGCAAGACTGGCAACAGATTCTGGCCAGCGCCATCCGTAGCCCCGAACAACTGTTCGCGGCACTTCGTCTTCCAGCGACCGACCTGAGCGCCCGCCAACAGGCAGCCAGCACATTCCCGCTGCTGGTACCCGAGCCTTATCTGCGCAAAATGGAACCCGGTAACCCCGATGATCCGCTGTTACGTCAGGTCATGCCGGATGCAGAAGAACTGGTCGCCATGCCCGGTTACGTCACCGACCCACTGGGTGAACAGCAAGCCAATGTCACCCCTGGCATTGTGCACAAGTACAACGGCAGACTGTTGTTACTCGCGGCGACCGGCTGTGCCGTCAACTGCCGCTACTGCTTCCGGCGTCATTTTGACTATACCGATAACCGTCTCAGCCGACGCCAGTGGCAAACAGCTCTGGATTATGTACGCGATGACCCGTCGATCAGTGAAGTGATTCTGAGTGGCGGCGACCCACTGATGCTGAAAGACGACGCCCTTGACGAACTGCTTGAAGCGATCGGGCACATATCCCATGTCCGGCGTTTGCGTATACATACCCGGCTGCCCGTAGTCATTCCCCAACGTCTGACCGATCACCTGATTCAACAGCTCAGTGCCAGCCGCCTGTCGATCAGTCTGGTGTTACATATAAACCACCCCAACGAGCTGGATGCGCTGTTTCGGCAATATATCCAGCCCTTGCGCCAGGCCGGAATCACTCTGCTGAATCAGTCGGTGTTATTAAACGGCGTCAATAACCGGGTGGATACTCTGGTCAATCTCAGCCAGTCTTTATTCGATGCAGGCATTCTGCCCTATTACCTGCATCTGCTCGATCCGGTAACAGGCACACATCACTTTGATAACCCGGAACAGGAGGCGCTTGTCCTATACCG
- the rsgA gene encoding small ribosomal subunit biogenesis GTPase RsgA: MAKRKLTKKQSWRITKIQEEKAQRAQQKEAVISDQLNAGELGDEMHGQVIAHFGAQVEVEDNERNIYRCFLRANLGSLVTGDRIVFRPAPANALGVNQGVVEMVQERESELSRPNPYNEIKPVAANIDFIVLVIAPEPHAHANLIDRYLVAAENCRIEPIILLNKIDLLDELSLFHLEPLLQRYAYLGYRILQVCANDPDSLGELKEFLNDRVSVFVGQSGVGKSSLIGTLLPDEELKVGPLSENTRKGKHTTTTARLYHFPAGGDLIDSPGIREFGLWHMSEDEVLYGFRELRALAGHCRFRDCHHETEPGCALLQAVDEELISPERFISYKRIVETLSEL; this comes from the coding sequence ATGGCCAAACGAAAGCTCACCAAAAAACAATCCTGGCGCATCACCAAAATCCAGGAAGAAAAAGCCCAGCGCGCCCAGCAAAAAGAGGCGGTGATTTCCGATCAGCTTAACGCCGGTGAATTAGGCGATGAAATGCACGGCCAGGTGATCGCCCATTTTGGTGCCCAAGTCGAAGTGGAAGATAACGAACGCAACATCTACCGTTGTTTTTTACGCGCCAACCTCGGCTCACTGGTCACCGGTGACCGCATTGTCTTCCGCCCGGCACCGGCCAATGCCCTGGGTGTCAATCAGGGGGTGGTGGAGATGGTGCAGGAGCGAGAATCAGAGCTGTCGCGCCCCAACCCCTACAATGAGATCAAACCGGTCGCCGCCAATATCGATTTTATTGTGCTGGTGATTGCCCCCGAACCACACGCCCACGCCAACCTGATTGACCGTTACCTGGTGGCGGCAGAAAACTGCCGGATCGAGCCAATTATCCTGCTGAACAAGATCGACTTGCTCGACGAGCTGAGCCTGTTTCACCTGGAGCCGCTACTGCAGCGTTATGCCTATCTCGGTTACCGCATTCTGCAAGTGTGCGCCAACGACCCCGACAGCTTGGGAGAGCTAAAAGAATTCCTCAACGACCGTGTCAGCGTATTTGTTGGCCAGTCTGGGGTCGGCAAGTCGTCGCTGATCGGCACCCTGCTGCCCGATGAAGAACTCAAGGTTGGCCCGCTATCGGAAAACACCCGCAAGGGGAAACACACCACCACCACTGCCCGGCTGTACCACTTTCCGGCGGGTGGCGATCTGATTGACTCGCCGGGAATCCGCGAGTTTGGCCTCTGGCACATGAGCGAAGATGAGGTGTTGTACGGCTTCCGTGAGTTACGGGCGCTGGCTGGCCATTGCCGCTTCCGTGACTGCCATCATGAAACCGAACCCGGCTGTGCACTGTTGCAAGCCGTGGATGAAGAGCTGATCAGCCCGGAGCGGTTTATCAGCTACAAACGGATCGTCGAGACCCTGTCGGAACTCTGA